One Psychrosphaera aestuarii DNA window includes the following coding sequences:
- the ftsY gene encoding signal recognition particle-docking protein FtsY — protein sequence MAKKSGFFSWFSKDKKEAPATPEQSVANTENEGVESQLESSIEAPISPAPKSIDEHTEQKAQTEQTEQAEDTELTEDAKQTEDTEQTDAVSFSELEPTSTQELTAESKAPVEIEEQAELTPIVDAQPQPQEKPGLFERLKRGLAKTREQIGGGFLSLFAGKQIDDDLYEELETQLLMADVGMDTTMKLIDSLTEHADRKQLKDADALYGLLKKEMTDILATADKPLVIHNDDGPFVILMVGVNGVGKTTTIGKLAKQFQQQGKSVMLAAGDTFRAAAVEQLQVWGERNNVPVVAQHTGADSASVIFDAYQAASARKVDVLIADTAGRLQNKDNLMQELEKIVRVLKKINDKVPHEVMLTIDATTGQNAMSQTKLFNEAVGLTGITLTKLDGSAKGGVIFSVAAQHNIPIRYIGVGEGVDDLRTFEHKTFIDALFD from the coding sequence ATGGCAAAGAAGTCAGGTTTCTTTTCTTGGTTTAGTAAAGATAAAAAAGAGGCGCCGGCAACACCGGAGCAATCAGTAGCAAACACTGAGAACGAGGGCGTTGAAAGCCAACTTGAATCGTCTATAGAGGCGCCCATTTCTCCTGCACCTAAATCTATCGATGAACATACGGAGCAAAAAGCGCAAACCGAGCAAACTGAGCAGGCAGAAGATACTGAGCTGACAGAAGATGCTAAGCAGACAGAAGATACTGAGCAAACAGATGCAGTCTCGTTTTCCGAATTAGAGCCGACATCTACTCAGGAGCTCACCGCCGAAAGTAAAGCGCCGGTAGAGATTGAAGAACAGGCAGAACTCACACCTATTGTTGATGCGCAGCCACAGCCACAAGAAAAGCCTGGTTTATTTGAGCGTTTAAAACGTGGGTTGGCCAAAACTCGTGAGCAAATTGGCGGAGGTTTTTTGTCATTGTTTGCCGGAAAGCAAATAGATGATGACCTATATGAAGAATTAGAGACTCAGTTGTTGATGGCCGATGTTGGCATGGATACAACGATGAAGTTAATTGATAGCCTGACGGAACATGCTGACAGAAAACAACTAAAAGATGCTGATGCCTTGTATGGCTTATTAAAAAAAGAAATGACCGATATTTTGGCGACAGCTGATAAGCCTTTAGTGATCCACAATGATGACGGGCCATTCGTAATTTTGATGGTAGGTGTGAATGGAGTTGGTAAAACCACAACAATCGGTAAATTAGCGAAACAATTTCAGCAGCAGGGTAAATCTGTAATGTTAGCGGCAGGCGATACGTTTAGAGCCGCAGCGGTTGAGCAATTGCAAGTCTGGGGCGAAAGAAACAATGTACCAGTTGTTGCGCAGCATACAGGAGCTGATAGTGCGTCAGTTATTTTTGACGCATACCAAGCAGCCTCTGCGCGAAAGGTTGATGTGTTAATTGCTGACACAGCAGGTCGCTTGCAAAATAAAGATAACTTGATGCAAGAATTAGAAAAAATTGTTCGTGTGTTGAAAAAGATAAACGACAAAGTACCACATGAAGTTATGCTTACAATTGACGCGACAACAGGTCAGAACGCCATGAGTCAAACAAAGCTGTTTAATGAAGCGGTGGGCTTAACAGGCATCACCTTAACTAAGCTTGATGGCTCAGCGAAGGGCGGTGTTATTTTCTCAGTTGCAGCCCAGCATAATATTCCTATTCGTTATATTGGCGTTGGTGAGGGTGTTGATGACTTAAGAACATTTGAGCATAAAACATTTATTGACGCGTTATTCGACTAA
- the gpmM gene encoding 2,3-bisphosphoglycerate-independent phosphoglycerate mutase, protein MSDKKPFVLCILDGWGHREETSNNAIAHANTPVLDKLWKDCPSTLISGSGMDVGLPDGQMGNSEVGHVNLGAGRIVYQDFTRISKAINDGDFFNNPTLVQSVDSAIEKNGAVHIMGLLSPGGVHSHEDHILAMIKLAEQRGATKVYVHAFLDGRDTPPRSAKNSLEMLETHFAETQSGKVASLIGRYYAMDRDNRWDRVETAYNMLTLGKSDYTANSAVEGLDKAYSRDENDEFVKSTIIGEAAKVEDNDSLIFMNFRADRAREITRSFVETEFSGFTRQIVPKLSKFVMLTEYAADIDTVVAFPPAALDNVLGEWLEKHNKTQLRISETEKYAHVTFFFSGGREALFEGEKRELIPSPQVATYDLQPEMNSELLTDKLVEAIKSKEYDFIVVNYPNGDMVGHTGVFEAAVKACEAVDHCVGRVVEALREVGGECLITADHGNAEQMSDVNTGQAHTAHTSEPVPFIYVGREATPVTDGKLSDVAPTILNLIGMPQPAEMTGKPLMMVK, encoded by the coding sequence ATGTCTGATAAAAAACCATTTGTGCTATGTATTTTAGATGGCTGGGGCCATAGAGAAGAAACATCAAACAATGCCATTGCACACGCCAATACACCAGTTTTAGATAAGCTTTGGAAGGATTGTCCAAGTACGCTTATTTCAGGCAGTGGTATGGACGTTGGTTTGCCAGATGGTCAAATGGGTAACTCGGAGGTTGGCCATGTAAACCTTGGCGCTGGACGTATTGTTTATCAAGACTTCACTCGAATTAGTAAAGCGATAAACGATGGCGACTTTTTCAATAACCCTACATTAGTTCAATCGGTTGATTCTGCTATAGAGAAAAATGGCGCTGTTCATATTATGGGGCTATTGTCGCCAGGTGGCGTGCATAGTCATGAAGATCACATTCTTGCGATGATTAAGTTAGCAGAACAACGTGGCGCGACAAAAGTATATGTTCATGCCTTTTTAGATGGTCGAGATACGCCACCAAGAAGCGCAAAAAACTCACTTGAAATGCTAGAAACACACTTTGCAGAAACGCAGTCAGGTAAAGTCGCGTCTTTGATTGGTCGCTATTATGCGATGGATCGTGATAATCGTTGGGATCGTGTTGAGACGGCTTACAATATGCTGACGTTAGGTAAATCTGACTATACCGCCAACTCTGCTGTTGAAGGCTTAGATAAAGCTTATTCAAGAGATGAAAACGATGAATTTGTAAAATCGACCATTATTGGGGAAGCTGCTAAAGTTGAAGATAACGACTCTTTAATATTTATGAACTTTAGAGCTGATAGAGCACGAGAGATAACTCGCAGCTTTGTTGAAACGGAATTCTCAGGCTTTACACGTCAAATCGTTCCTAAATTATCAAAGTTTGTAATGTTGACTGAATATGCTGCCGACATTGATACTGTCGTCGCTTTTCCGCCAGCTGCATTAGATAATGTACTGGGCGAATGGCTAGAAAAGCACAACAAAACACAACTTCGTATATCTGAAACTGAAAAGTATGCGCACGTAACGTTCTTTTTCTCTGGTGGTCGAGAAGCGTTATTTGAGGGAGAAAAACGAGAACTAATTCCTTCGCCTCAAGTTGCAACCTATGATTTACAACCAGAAATGAATTCTGAGTTACTTACAGATAAATTAGTTGAAGCGATTAAATCAAAAGAATACGACTTCATTGTTGTGAACTATCCAAATGGCGATATGGTTGGCCACACTGGCGTTTTTGAAGCTGCAGTCAAGGCCTGTGAGGCGGTAGATCATTGTGTAGGTCGAGTTGTTGAAGCATTACGAGAAGTGGGTGGTGAATGTCTTATTACCGCCGATCATGGTAACGCTGAACAAATGAGTGACGTCAACACAGGTCAAGCACATACTGCGCATACTAGTGAGCCTGTACCTTTTATTTATGTAGGGCGAGAAGCGACACCGGTGACAGACGGTAAACTAAGCGATGTTGCACCAACAATTTTAAACCTTATTGGGATGCCGCAACCCGCTGAAATGACTGGCAAACCATTAATGATGGTTAAATAG
- a CDS encoding integron integrase translates to MKQIPFIETVRIEMRTRRCSLKTEKSYIYWIVNFIRFCDMRHPEDLGNLDIERFLNYLAVDRKVSAATQNLALCAIIFMYRNVIKREIEGLSYSNTTKPKRLPTVLESHEAQEILMQMKGKYKLITALLYGSGFRINEVLKLRIKDLNFENKTILVHRGKGAKDRYTIMPMSLIAPLQDQIRLARRIHERDLSEGEGFTSMSLGLKRKIGDAAKDFCWQYLFLSSSRCVHPFDGYICRHHIHESAFRKQLRKAVSASGVTKRVTAHTFRHSFATQLLQMGTDIRTVQELLGHSDLKTTEIYTHILGNRFGFTKSPVDLANLSSS, encoded by the coding sequence ATGAAACAAATTCCCTTTATAGAAACGGTTCGGATTGAAATGCGGACGCGCAGATGCAGTTTAAAAACAGAAAAGAGTTATATTTATTGGATTGTAAATTTTATTCGCTTTTGTGACATGCGCCATCCAGAGGATTTAGGCAACTTAGATATTGAGCGCTTTCTAAATTATCTAGCGGTTGATAGAAAAGTCAGTGCAGCAACACAAAATCTAGCCTTGTGTGCAATTATATTTATGTATAGGAATGTTATAAAACGTGAAATCGAGGGGCTGTCTTATTCTAATACAACCAAGCCTAAGCGGTTGCCAACGGTTCTAGAGTCTCATGAGGCGCAAGAAATTCTCATGCAGATGAAAGGCAAATACAAGCTTATAACTGCATTGCTTTATGGCTCAGGGTTTAGAATCAATGAAGTACTTAAGTTGAGGATAAAAGACCTAAATTTCGAAAATAAAACCATTCTTGTTCATAGAGGGAAAGGGGCTAAAGACAGGTATACGATAATGCCAATGTCGTTAATTGCGCCGTTACAAGATCAAATTAGATTGGCTCGCCGAATTCATGAACGCGACTTGAGTGAAGGAGAGGGCTTTACATCAATGAGTTTAGGGCTGAAGCGTAAAATTGGTGACGCTGCGAAGGACTTTTGTTGGCAATATCTTTTCCTGTCATCCTCGCGTTGCGTACATCCATTTGATGGTTATATTTGTCGTCATCATATCCATGAGTCGGCGTTTAGGAAACAATTAAGGAAAGCAGTATCCGCTAGTGGTGTGACAAAACGAGTAACGGCACATACGTTTAGGCATTCATTTGCGACCCAGCTTCTGCAGATGGGAACCGACATCAGAACAGTGCAGGAGTTGTTAGGGCATTCTGATTTAAAAACAACAGAAATTTATACCCACATTTTGGGAAATAGGTTCGGTTTCACGAAGAGCCCTGTAGACTTAGCAAACTTGAGCTCGAGTTAA
- the ftsE gene encoding cell division ATP-binding protein FtsE, translating into MIRFEQVSKTYPGGFRALEKVSFEVAKGEMAFLTGHSGAGKSTLLKLISMIERPSIGNVFINDKNLNLITPNKVPYARRDIGMIFQNHRLLQEHTVFDNVALPLVIEGYTQGEIAKRVHAALDKVGLLDKAKCYPKTLSGGEQQRVGIARAVVNKPPLLLADEPTGNLDPELSKEIINVFQQFNDVGVSVLIATHDLGLIARMKNRTLTLNKGQMINDGLTSTTNGLGF; encoded by the coding sequence ATGATCCGATTTGAACAAGTCAGTAAAACCTATCCAGGTGGCTTTAGAGCGCTTGAAAAAGTCTCATTTGAAGTTGCAAAAGGAGAAATGGCTTTTTTGACAGGACACTCTGGTGCAGGAAAGAGCACCTTACTAAAATTAATTAGTATGATTGAGCGTCCGTCAATCGGTAACGTTTTTATAAACGACAAAAACCTAAACTTAATTACCCCGAACAAAGTTCCATATGCTCGCCGTGACATTGGCATGATTTTCCAAAATCATAGACTCTTACAAGAGCATACTGTGTTTGACAATGTGGCGTTGCCCCTGGTTATTGAAGGATATACACAAGGCGAAATTGCGAAGCGTGTCCATGCAGCACTAGATAAAGTAGGCCTACTAGATAAAGCTAAATGCTATCCAAAAACGTTATCGGGTGGCGAACAGCAGCGAGTAGGTATTGCGAGAGCGGTTGTGAATAAGCCACCATTGTTACTTGCGGACGAACCAACGGGAAACTTAGACCCAGAACTGTCCAAAGAAATCATTAACGTATTTCAACAGTTTAATGATGTAGGAGTATCGGTTTTAATTGCGACTCATGATTTAGGCTTAATTGCTCGAATGAAAAACCGCACGCTTACGTTAAACAAAGGACAAATGATTAACGATGGATTAACTTCCACCACCAATGGTTTAGGGTTTTAA
- the ftsX gene encoding permease-like cell division protein FtsX, whose protein sequence is MSILFNSEQSGASKQKIVPIQRFIFFWVNNIRQIVTSLGEIWRTPIASVMTILVMGLSLTLPATLHIIVKNVQSINVQWDSASEISLFLHEDLSEQQISSAIRRIGAYDEVESLRYISKDDALVEFKKLSGFGQALDYLKSNPLPASLIVTPQPQYRQAQPAKSLLYKLQKEREVDFGKLDIDWLARLNAIVSMLEESVITVAILLLVSVVLIIGNTIRLSIISRREEIEVMKLVGATESFIQRPFVYTGIWYGLMGGLVAFIVLTFVVWWMQSALVDISGLYMSDFEIQGLTFSEFLMLLLLASGLGFSGAYWSVHRHIKEIEPSLD, encoded by the coding sequence ATGAGTATTCTATTTAATTCTGAACAATCAGGTGCATCTAAACAAAAAATAGTTCCAATTCAGCGATTTATTTTTTTCTGGGTTAACAATATTCGTCAAATAGTAACAAGTTTAGGTGAAATTTGGCGAACCCCAATTGCCTCAGTAATGACGATCTTAGTGATGGGTCTGTCACTTACTTTGCCAGCAACCTTGCATATAATTGTTAAAAACGTTCAATCAATTAATGTTCAGTGGGATAGTGCCTCAGAAATAAGTCTGTTTTTACATGAAGACTTATCAGAGCAACAAATCTCAAGCGCTATTCGACGAATTGGTGCTTACGATGAAGTTGAGTCTTTGCGCTATATAAGCAAAGACGACGCGCTGGTGGAATTTAAAAAGCTGTCAGGCTTCGGCCAAGCCCTTGATTACTTGAAAAGCAACCCGTTACCAGCGTCATTAATAGTAACGCCACAACCCCAGTATCGACAAGCACAGCCAGCGAAAAGTTTATTGTATAAACTACAAAAAGAGCGTGAGGTTGATTTTGGTAAGTTAGACATAGATTGGTTAGCGAGACTAAACGCCATTGTATCTATGCTTGAAGAATCGGTTATTACAGTCGCTATTCTTCTTTTAGTATCCGTTGTACTTATTATTGGAAACACCATACGGTTGTCTATTATCTCTCGTCGGGAAGAAATAGAAGTAATGAAACTGGTTGGCGCAACAGAGTCCTTTATCCAAAGGCCGTTTGTTTATACTGGGATATGGTATGGCTTAATGGGGGGATTAGTTGCTTTTATAGTCCTTACCTTTGTTGTGTGGTGGATGCAGTCTGCTTTGGTGGATATCTCTGGTTTGTACATGTCTGATTTTGAAATTCAGGGTTTAACATTTTCTGAATTCCTAATGTTACTACTTTTGGCTTCAGGGTTAGGCTTCTCAGGTGCCTACTGGTCAGTTCATCGTCATATAAAAGAAATTGAACCCAGCCTTGATTAA
- the rsmD gene encoding 16S rRNA (guanine(966)-N(2))-methyltransferase RsmD: MKPSSNFPTRTKKKSSKTHNKGEIRLIGGQWRGRRLRVHDKEGLRPTTDRLKETLFNWLMTEIRNSTVLDCFAGAGSLGFEAASRGAKQVTAIEKNKQAALQLKENCQSLNAGTQITVHQGDFFQKAKSISGQFNIVFVDPPFHANLVQPAIELLMATNKLAENSLLYIEQEQGADFDLSNSNKADNFELIKQKDAGQVNAQLYRFISN, encoded by the coding sequence TTGAAACCCTCCTCAAATTTCCCGACTCGAACCAAAAAGAAATCGAGTAAAACACATAATAAAGGTGAAATTCGTCTCATTGGCGGTCAATGGCGAGGCAGACGCCTTCGGGTTCACGATAAGGAAGGTTTACGTCCGACTACCGATCGTTTAAAAGAAACATTATTTAACTGGCTAATGACTGAAATTCGTAACTCTACTGTTTTAGATTGTTTTGCGGGTGCTGGCTCCTTAGGCTTTGAAGCTGCTTCAAGAGGCGCTAAACAAGTGACTGCGATAGAAAAAAATAAACAGGCTGCCTTACAGTTAAAAGAAAATTGCCAATCGCTAAATGCAGGCACACAAATCACTGTTCATCAAGGCGACTTTTTTCAAAAAGCCAAATCAATAAGTGGCCAATTCAATATTGTTTTTGTTGACCCTCCATTTCACGCTAACTTGGTTCAACCGGCTATTGAGCTATTAATGGCTACCAACAAATTAGCCGAAAACTCATTGCTGTATATCGAGCAGGAACAAGGTGCAGACTTTGATCTCAGCAATAGTAACAAGGCCGATAATTTTGAGTTAATAAAACAAAAGGATGCGGGCCAAGTTAACGCCCAACTCTATCGATTTATAAGCAATTAG
- a CDS encoding murein hydrolase activator EnvC family protein produces MKSQGIVKLLAWVMISALSLTVTNASARLLLVNDSALEKSNQQLADIKAQIKKQTQALDKKIAEKSTLEDTFKRSELKVSELVIALQQTQNQLNSVKDKVIKLTAEQNKLLAKQEQQQQILGEMVRTAYLNGKHDYTKLLLNQNDPAQLERLITYYRKLNDARVEQLEEIEYTLSRLQEIARDLTQQQQQLNELNEQQNQERSQLVSRQNDRKKALAQLNRKIASDSSKLEQLQADEQRLAIAIENAQRNAIPRPEDLAGLYNLKKQLNWPVKGRITKRFGQRRQGSMRWKGVIIDANLGKSVNAIADGIVLYTDWLKGFGWVTVIDHGKGYMSLYGHNQALLKQAGDFVEKSEPIALLGQSGGKATPGLYFEIRYKGKTVDPARWCR; encoded by the coding sequence ATGAAATCACAAGGAATCGTGAAACTTCTTGCATGGGTGATGATTAGCGCATTAAGCCTAACCGTCACCAATGCGTCTGCTAGATTACTCTTGGTCAATGATTCAGCGTTAGAAAAGTCGAATCAGCAACTCGCCGATATAAAAGCTCAGATTAAAAAACAAACCCAAGCTTTAGATAAAAAGATCGCCGAAAAGTCGACTTTAGAAGACACGTTTAAACGTTCAGAATTAAAAGTGTCGGAGCTAGTTATCGCGTTACAACAAACACAAAATCAATTAAATAGTGTTAAAGATAAAGTAATAAAGTTAACAGCAGAACAAAATAAGCTATTGGCAAAACAAGAGCAGCAGCAACAAATCCTCGGGGAAATGGTTCGTACCGCCTATCTAAACGGCAAACATGACTACACTAAGCTATTACTTAATCAAAATGATCCTGCTCAATTAGAACGACTTATCACCTATTATCGTAAACTGAATGATGCTCGTGTTGAGCAACTCGAAGAAATTGAGTACACCCTTTCTCGTTTACAAGAAATTGCTCGCGATTTAACACAACAGCAACAACAGCTTAATGAGCTAAACGAGCAACAAAATCAAGAACGCTCACAGCTTGTGTCGAGACAAAATGATAGAAAAAAAGCGCTGGCACAACTGAATCGTAAAATAGCGAGTGACTCAAGTAAGTTAGAACAACTTCAAGCCGATGAGCAAAGATTGGCTATTGCAATTGAAAATGCGCAACGTAATGCAATACCAAGACCGGAAGATTTAGCGGGCCTGTACAACTTAAAGAAACAATTAAACTGGCCTGTTAAGGGGCGGATTACCAAGCGATTTGGTCAACGTCGACAAGGTTCGATGCGTTGGAAAGGCGTTATTATTGATGCCAACTTAGGTAAGTCAGTAAACGCTATTGCTGATGGAATTGTTTTATATACAGATTGGTTAAAAGGGTTTGGTTGGGTTACGGTAATTGATCACGGTAAAGGCTACATGAGTTTATACGGTCATAATCAGGCCTTATTAAAGCAGGCTGGCGATTTTGTTGAGAAAAGTGAACCTATTGCACTGCTTGGTCAAAGCGGAGGCAAAGCAACACCAGGTTTATATTTTGAAATCAGATACAAAGGCAAAACTGTAGACCCTGCGCGGTGGTGTCGTTAA
- a CDS encoding nuclear transport factor 2 family protein — MKNLTFVLICLLLSLSSNVKAAFTSAQLIEKAKAFVSAKNARQQPNSTIKEIDNYISLLSDDFVDEHVKFKFTYTSKTKLREDIVSKLKDKVVYSNIEIIEIMVGANVVFVKMNESGKVKPAHLDKTIEYNKINIVSLEFDNAGLVKHIRRHHG, encoded by the coding sequence GTGAAAAACTTAACTTTCGTTTTAATCTGCTTATTGCTTTCTCTCTCAAGCAACGTCAAAGCAGCTTTTACTTCTGCGCAATTAATTGAAAAAGCCAAAGCGTTTGTCTCAGCTAAAAATGCACGCCAACAGCCCAATTCAACAATAAAAGAAATTGATAATTATATTTCTTTACTCTCTGATGACTTTGTTGACGAGCACGTTAAATTTAAGTTTACTTATACAAGTAAAACGAAACTTCGTGAAGATATTGTAAGTAAACTCAAAGATAAAGTAGTTTACAGTAATATCGAAATTATTGAGATCATGGTTGGTGCAAATGTTGTGTTTGTAAAAATGAATGAATCAGGCAAAGTAAAACCAGCTCATTTAGACAAAACAATTGAGTACAATAAAATCAATATTGTCTCTTTAGAATTTGATAACGCAGGATTAGTTAAGCATATTCGTCGACATCACGGCTAA
- a CDS encoding divergent polysaccharide deacetylase family protein, with product MRIILKWTGVIAIILSLFVPAVNAGKVAIVIDDIGYKRSDKKLVDLDAALTFAVLPHTPLGRKYAKLAAKNQRDVIIHLPMQARSNNELLGPGALLNGMSKQQYQNTLIAALEDIPYAIGVNNHMGSLLTQMEQPMAWTMELLRQHNMFFLDSKTTRHSKIEVIASEWGVNSLHRNIFLDHEKDKEQIRKQFKRLINIARNYGTAIGIGHPYTETYEVLQEQLLELEEAGIELVPLSSLLPTSPVIQFAGQRPENEQLEPTITE from the coding sequence GTGCGCATAATTTTAAAATGGACTGGCGTTATTGCCATAATATTGAGCTTATTTGTACCTGCTGTTAATGCGGGCAAAGTCGCGATCGTAATTGATGACATTGGCTACAAACGCTCTGACAAAAAATTAGTAGACTTAGATGCGGCGTTAACCTTTGCCGTGTTACCACACACTCCCCTTGGCAGAAAGTACGCAAAACTCGCCGCAAAAAATCAACGCGATGTCATTATTCACCTTCCAATGCAAGCTCGCAGTAATAATGAGTTATTAGGGCCCGGCGCATTACTGAACGGCATGAGTAAACAGCAGTATCAAAATACACTTATTGCAGCGTTAGAAGATATTCCGTATGCAATAGGTGTTAATAATCATATGGGCAGTTTACTGACGCAAATGGAGCAACCTATGGCGTGGACAATGGAATTGCTTAGACAACATAATATGTTTTTTCTAGACAGCAAAACCACTCGACATAGTAAAATTGAAGTCATTGCTTCTGAGTGGGGTGTAAATTCGCTTCATCGAAATATTTTTTTAGATCACGAAAAAGACAAAGAGCAAATTAGAAAACAATTCAAACGTCTTATTAATATTGCCAGAAATTATGGGACAGCCATCGGCATTGGCCACCCGTATACTGAAACTTATGAAGTACTGCAAGAACAACTTTTGGAGCTTGAAGAGGCTGGTATTGAGTTAGTCCCACTGTCTAGTCTGTTACCGACTTCTCCGGTTATTCAATTTGCAGGACAGCGACCTGAAAACGAGCAGCTTGAACCAACAATAACTGAATAA
- the rpoH gene encoding RNA polymerase sigma factor RpoH, producing MSQVNKSMTLALSPQTGSIESYVSYVSGIDMLSADQERELAYKLYEDGDLESARQLIFSHLRFVVHIARSYSGYGLPQADLIQEGNIGLMKAVKRFNPEVGVRLVSFAVHWIKAEIHEFVLKNWRIVKVATTKAQRKLFFNLRKSKKRLGWFSNDEVANVAETLGVTKKEVLEMESRMSNYDMAFDMGVDDEDSDTAAYSPSLYLEADNSDMAENIANEQWEERSNQRLLSAIKTLDERSQDILYSRWLDDNSKTTLQELADKYSVSAERVRQLEKNAMKKIQGLLAA from the coding sequence ATGAGTCAAGTTAATAAATCAATGACATTAGCCTTATCGCCTCAAACAGGTAGTATCGAGTCGTACGTGTCTTATGTTTCTGGCATTGATATGTTGTCTGCGGATCAAGAACGTGAACTTGCGTATAAACTTTATGAAGACGGAGACTTAGAGTCTGCACGTCAATTAATATTTTCTCATTTACGTTTTGTTGTTCACATTGCACGTAGTTACTCTGGATATGGATTACCTCAAGCTGATTTAATTCAAGAAGGCAATATTGGCCTTATGAAAGCAGTAAAACGTTTTAACCCTGAAGTAGGGGTTCGTTTAGTTTCTTTCGCTGTACATTGGATTAAAGCGGAGATTCATGAATTTGTTTTAAAAAATTGGCGTATCGTTAAAGTTGCAACAACAAAAGCACAACGTAAATTGTTCTTTAACCTTCGTAAGTCTAAAAAGCGCTTAGGTTGGTTTAGTAATGATGAAGTTGCAAATGTTGCAGAGACACTAGGTGTTACTAAAAAAGAAGTGCTTGAGATGGAATCTCGCATGAGCAATTACGATATGGCATTTGATATGGGTGTAGATGACGAAGACTCAGATACAGCGGCATATTCACCATCACTATATCTCGAAGCAGACAACTCTGATATGGCCGAAAACATTGCAAATGAGCAGTGGGAAGAACGCTCAAATCAGCGCTTATTATCGGCAATTAAAACGCTAGATGAGCGAAGCCAAGATATTCTTTATAGTCGTTGGTTAGATGATAACAGCAAAACAACATTACAGGAGTTAGCTGATAAGTATTCTGTTTCTGCTGAGCGAGTTCGTCAGTTAGAAAAAAATGCGATGAAAAAAATCCAAGGTCTTCTAGCTGCATAA
- a CDS encoding DUF2797 domain-containing protein translates to MIGNIKKMRSTLDAQSNVTYSLPVGEELFDLSARIGTQVTLTHTGNIHCSNCGKKTKKSFSQGFCFPCMRKLAACDMCIMKPETCHHAEGTCREPQWGEDNCMIPHYVYLANTSGLKVGITRHTQIPTRWIDQGATQALPIFKVKTRLISGLVETALTDFIADKTNWRAMLKGDNIEIDLQQKALELIPLINERLDEVRLKFGADAVEQLSEEVVDINFPVDQYPSKIASHNFDKNPVVSGVLQGIKGQYLILDTGVINIRKFTSYEVEVN, encoded by the coding sequence ATGATTGGCAATATAAAAAAGATGCGATCTACGTTAGATGCACAAAGTAACGTAACTTATTCACTGCCAGTAGGAGAAGAGTTATTTGATTTGTCAGCGCGAATTGGAACTCAAGTTACATTGACACACACAGGCAATATTCACTGCTCTAACTGTGGCAAAAAAACCAAAAAGAGCTTCTCACAAGGCTTTTGTTTTCCTTGTATGCGGAAATTAGCAGCGTGTGATATGTGTATTATGAAGCCAGAAACATGTCACCATGCGGAGGGGACATGTCGTGAGCCTCAGTGGGGCGAAGACAATTGTATGATCCCGCATTATGTCTATCTCGCCAATACTTCTGGTTTAAAAGTTGGTATTACTAGACATACGCAAATTCCTACTCGCTGGATTGATCAAGGTGCGACTCAAGCTCTGCCTATTTTTAAGGTTAAAACCCGTCTCATTTCAGGATTGGTTGAAACGGCGTTGACTGATTTTATTGCCGATAAGACAAATTGGCGAGCCATGCTTAAGGGCGACAATATTGAAATTGATCTGCAACAAAAAGCGTTAGAGCTAATTCCATTGATTAATGAACGCTTAGATGAAGTAAGGCTCAAGTTTGGTGCTGACGCTGTTGAGCAGTTATCAGAAGAAGTTGTAGACATTAATTTTCCAGTTGATCAATATCCAAGCAAAATCGCTTCTCATAACTTCGATAAGAACCCGGTTGTAAGTGGCGTACTTCAAGGCATAAAAGGGCAGTATTTAATTTTAGATACAGGGGTCATAAATATCAGAAAGTTCACTTCCTACGAAGTAGAAGTAAATTAG